CGGCGTGCAGATCGACCTCTCCTATGTCGGCAAGCGCGCCATGGCGACGTATGAGCTGCCGCTCAACGAGGTGGTGTTCGACTTCTACGACCGGCTGAAGTCCATCTCCAAGGGCTACGCCTCGTTCGACTACCAGCTGAGGGACTACAAGGAGGGCGACCTCGTCAAGATGTCGATCCTCGTCAACGACGAGCCGGTCGACGCGCTGTCGATGCTGGTCCACCGCTCGGCCGCCGACAAGCGCGGCCGCGCCATGTGCGAGAAGCTGAAGGACCTGATCCCCAAGCACATGTTCAAGATTCCGATCCAGGCCGCCATCGGCGGCAAGGTCATCGCCCGCGAGACCATCTCGGCGCTGCGCAAGGACGTCACAGCCAAATGCTACGGCGGCGACGCCACCCGCAAGCGCAAGCTGCTCGAGAAGCAGAAGGAGGGCAAGAAGCGCATGCGGCAGTTCGGCAAGGTCGAAATCCCGCAGGCCGCCTTCATCGAGGCGCTGAAGATGGGCGAGAGCTGAGGGTCCCATGACCGTCCCGAAGCCGCTCGTCCTGACGCAGCATGCGCGGGACGCGGTGGAGGAACGCGAGATCGACCACGGCTGGATCGAACGTGCGGTGCGCGCGCCCGAGTGGCGACATCCGGACCCGCACCGCGCGGGCGTGGAACGCCGCTTTCGGGCCATCCCGGAGTTCGGCGATCGGGTGCTGCGGGTGGCCTGCTTTGAAACCCCGTTCGAAATCCGTATACTGACCGTGTTTTTCGACCGCAGGGCACGACCGCCGTCATGACGCCGAGCATAACGTATCGACCCGAGGACAACGCCGCCTACATCCGGCTCTCCAGCGCAAAGGTGCTGGAGAGCGAGGAAGTCTCTCCCGACGTCGTCTTCGACTACGACGCCGAAGGTCGCATCGTCGGCATCGAGCTACTCGACGCCCGCGCCCAGCTTCCCTCCGACGCCCTCGGCAAGGCCGCCTGATCCGCACAGTCCTGCTCCGACTGAGGCTCTTACGCGGATGACGGGGCGGGGATGGGGAGCGCCCGGGACGCGTTGCGTCCGCCTGCTTCGCCTCTGCTTCAGACCCTTCACCTTCGTCATCCCGGGCGAAGCCGGAGCGGAGCGCAGGCGCAGACCCGGGATCCATGCCTCGGCAGGGGACGAAGGCGGGACGGTACAGAAGAAGATGGCCGCTGTGGTCGCATGGCGGCGGCCCGTGGTTCCTCCTGCACCGGACTGCGGGCATGGACGGCGAGGCATGGATCCCGGATACGTCGTCCTTCGCTTCGCTCCGACGCCGTTCCGGGATGACGAAGGTAGGGCGGGGGGCATGGCCAAGCGGTGCCGTTACCCTGACGGTCCCCATTCGGACGCGGCCCTGAGCTTGTCGAAGGGGAGCCTCGACGAACTTGGCGACATACCTATACAGCAGAACCGATGACCAAGGCCGGGGCTTTTCCCACCGTCGCCGATCGCCTAGACCTCGTCTCATGCGCGCCCTCATCCAACGCACCACCGCCGCCTCCGTCACCGTCGACGGCACCACCGTCGCGGCCATCGGTCCGGGCCTGGTCGTGCTCGTCTGCGCCATGCAGGGCGACGGGGAGGCGCAGGCGGGGTGGATGGCGCGGAAGATCGCCAATCTGCGCATCTTCAGGGACGACGCCGGCCGGATGAACAGATCGCTCGTCGATGTCGGCGGGGCGGCGCTGGTTGTCAGCCAGTTCACGCTGGCGGCCGAGACCAAGGGCAACCGGCCGGGCTTCTCCTCCGCCGCGCCCCCCGACGAGGGTCGCCGGCTCTACGAGCAGGTCGCCGCCGCGCTCGCCGCCCATGGCGTTCCCGTCTCGACCGGCGTCTTCGGTGCCGACATGGCGGTGTCGCTGGTCAATGACGGGCCGGTGACGATCTGGCTCGACAGCGACAGGGGGTGAACGGCGGCCCTTTCCGCCCGGTTCCCGGACCGCATGCGCCCTCTTGATCCGCGCGCCGCGCGGCCCGAGTATCGCGGCCATGATTCGCGGCCTCCTCCTCGCGCTCGCCATGCTCGCAGCCGCCCTCCCGGCGCGGGCGGAGGAAATGACGTTCTTCGTCATGAACCGGGCGCCCTACGGCGTGGTGATCGAGTTCTCCGATGTCGCGTCGGGCAAGGTCTGGCCGGGCGGCGAGCGGATCTATCTTCTGGAGAAGGGCGAGAGCAAGTCGGTGGCGATCGACTGCACCGGCGGCGCGCGCATCTGCTACGGTGCCTGGCGCAACGGCGACGACCGCACCGTGTGGGGCGTCGGCCCCGACCGCGACCTCGAATGCCGCGACTGCTGCCACATCTGCGCCCTCGGCCCGGGCAAGGGCGAGACGATCGAGATCGAACCCTGAGCGGCAGCCGCCGCGAAAGCCGGCGAGCCCCGCGCGATCGGTCAGACTGCAACCGCCGGAGGGCTGTCATTCCGCGGCTCGGGTCGGCAGTCGCGGAGGTGCAGAAGCCATTCGGCGATCCTGCCGTCGATGGAACGGCGATCCTGGCGGTAGTCGAGCACGAAGCCCGGGAACGCTCCCTGCCGCAGTGAAGGAGTCGATCGGTAGGGGTAGCAGCCGGCTTGCGAGGTGCCGATGGGCCGCAAGCCCGTCTGGTCGAGGGCGTCGTGGAGCCGGCCGAGCGCTCCGCAGAAGGTGTCGGAATGGAACCTCGCGTCGCCAAGGCCGAAAAGCGCGATCGCGCGCGCACTCCCCAGGACCGGCAGCAGGGCCTCGAAGCGACTGCTCCATGCGTGGTGCCAGTCACCGTGTCCGTAGGTCGGGCTGCCCATGAGGAGCAGGTCGGCCCCATGATGCATCGCGTCGACCCTGGCGTCTCCACCGATGTCGACGGTCACCGCTCCGCCCAGACGGGCGGAAAAAGCCTGCGCAACGGTCCTGGTCGCACCTGAGGTCGACGCGTAGAGGATGACGATCACGAGGCGACCCTGTCGGGAACGGACGAAACCCGGGTGCAGAGGGCTTTCGGGCGCGTGGCGAAACGCCTGATCAGGTCGTACCCGCCGAACTGGTTGTCCTTCAGATGCTCGGCCGCCGCCTTCCACAGGAAGGATCCCGTCTGCTCCAGATAGGACACCGCATCGACGGCATGGAACATCGGCATCACGCTGCCGTACTCCTTGTGGAAGCGCCACCCGCAGTAGGAGAAGTATCCCAGCCGCTCGAAGAACGGGATCAGGTGCCGGTTGCAGTCGATGAAATTGACCTGGACGCCCCGCCTGTACCCGTCCACCGCGAAATCCCGGATGAGCCGGTACGTTATCGGCGTGTTCCTGTGGTCGGGATGCACGATGAGCTTGGTCGTGATCTGTATCTTCGACAGGTCGGGGAAGTCGAACAGGCCCAGCTTGTAGACGCTGCGGTAGTAGAGCATGGCGGGATCATCGGCGCGATTGCTGCGCACGGTGGCCACGACGTGCCCGTGTTGGTCGAGGGCGATGTGGGTTCGACCGTGCTCGTCCTGCGGCTCGACGATACGCTCGCCGGCATGGTCGGCGTAGATCTGGCGCCGGCCCATCCCTTTGACATAGACGTCGTAGCGGAACCGGTACGCGCACTCTAGCAGCACGTCGCTGTCGGCGAGAATGATGGTCACCGGAGACACAGAACCTGCTCCTACGCGGCCGCCGCGGATTCTTCCCGGCCCAAGCGTCGCACGGCCCGCGTGCAGGCCGCTTCCCAGACCGGGAGCGGGTAGACGTGTTTGAAGTACTCGTAGCCGTAGGCGATCGCGGCCTTCGAGTGGGGGTAGAGGTCGGCGACCTCCACGATCAGCGCCCGGATCTGGCGGGTGTGTTCGAGATCGGCGGTCGCGTGGTGGCGTATGAACTCCAGTCCCTCACCGGCGCCGCTGCGCTGCGCCATCATGTCCATGACGATCTTCGTCGCGATCGGCGTGAGACCGTCGAACAGATAGACGGCGCCGAGGTAGAGAAACGGATCCCGCTTGTGGGTGATGTTTCGCCACATGGCAGCGACCGCGAAGGCACTGGGCGACTGCGTCCTCGATCGGGCGTAGGCTTCGTCTCCACCGAATTTGAGATAGTCCCGCAAGGCCATCTCGCCATGGTCGAACTCCTCGACCTGGTGGTGCAGCATCTCCTCGATGAGTGCGACCGGCATGGAGCGCGGGAACTGGCCGATCGAGGCGATCGCAGCCTCGATGGAATCGGGCTGGTACATGGAGATCTCGAGGTAGACTTCCTTCAGGATTTCCGTGATCAGCCGCAGGTCGCTGGCGGGGTCCGAGAGCGTCCGCCAGACGTTCGACGACAGAACTTCTTCCAGCGTCTGCTGGACCCGCTTCTCGAGATGCTGCGCGAGTCCCTCTCCGTCCAGCAACTTTGGGTCGAAACCCAGATCATCGAAAGCGCCGACGTGCTTCGAAGCTGCGTGAAAACTGCCGTTCATTGGATGCCCTTCACAAAATCTACACGGTCAACTAGATCCAAAATCAGGGCAGCGTCTTCACCCGTTCGGGTGAGACGGAAGGAGGCGGGTGCTCGCGGACGGCCTGCGCGGGCGCGGCGGCCGAGGGGCAGGTTCCATGCGATCGGCGATCACCGTGGAACGACGGCGCGCCGCAGGGCTTGCCGTTCCGGAGTCCGAGGTGGAATGCGGGTGCCGCGGCGCCTGGATCATGGGGGCGGAATGGAGACTTCCGAACTTGTCGACCTCGTCTACGAGGCTGCGATCGTGCCCGATCTCTGGCCCCGTGCATGTGATGCGATAAGCGGCATGATCGACGGCTACTCGACGGCGCTGATAACCTTCGCCCCGGGTGAGTCCATGCGCTGGACGTCGAGCCCCCACGTCACGGAGTCCATGGAAATCTACGAAAGGAGCGGGCTGGCCGGCCGCGCCAGGCGACCGCAGATCGCCCTCACGATCGCACCGGGCGCGTTCATGCGGGACATCGATTTTCTCTCGCCGGAAGAAATCGCTTCGTGCCCGATCTACAATGAACTGCTGAAGCCGCTCGGCTTGGCCTGGGAGATGGGAGCCGTATTTCGCGAGCCGTCAGGTTCGATGTTCGTCTTCAGCCAGTTGCGACGCTCCGAAGACGGGCCGTTCGACCCGCGTGCGGTCGACCGCATGAACGCCCTCAAGCCCGATCTCGCGCGCGCCGCCTTCATGACGGCGCGGCTCAGCCAGCGGCATGCTCAGACGGTGGCCAATGCCTTGGCGCTCGTGGGCCTGCCGGGGGCCGTTCTCGGCGACCGCGGGAACGTCCTGGCATGCAACGAGATGTTCGATGCGCTTTCTCCGCAGATCGAGATCAAGGCGTTCGACCGCGTGCACATCGCAAGCAGACAAGCCTCGCAACTGTTCTCCGAGGCGTTGAAGCGGACGCTCGGCAACCGCGGCGCACCGGTGCAGTCCATACCCATCCCGTCCGCCGATGGGACGGAGGAGGGCGTCATCCCCCCGCTCATCCTCCACGTGGTCCCGGTCCGGCGCCGTGCCAGGGACGTCCTGGCGCGATGCGCCGCGATCCTGGTCGTCACCCCCGTCGGCGAAGGAAGCCCGCCCGATCTCGGGCTCCTGTCCGGTCTGTTCGATCTCACGCCGGTCGAGACGAGGGTCGCTGCGGCACTGTCGGCCGGAAAGAGCATCGACGCCGTGGCGATCGATCTGCGCGTGGGGCGGGAGACCGTCCGCAGTCATCTCCGCGCAATCTTCCGCAAGACCGGTACCAACCGGCAGCCGCAACTCGTCAGCCTGCTTTCGAGAATCGGGCAGGCGGCTCCTTCAGGCGACTGATCACCGGCGCTGCGGATGATCTTATGCCGCGATCGCCGGTTGCTTCGCGGCCGCGGTCACGCCGTTCGACGCGCCCGGGACGTCGGCTGCATCCGGTCGATCGAGGCCCAGGCCGGCCGTTCGAACAGGAAGCGCCCGCGGCCGCTCCACTGCACGATCCCGTAGAGCACCACCGGTCCGGCGATCCCGGCGATGGTGGTGATCAGCGCCATCAGGCCGACGTCGGGGATCAGCCCGGTCGAGACGAGCGCGACGCGGGTCGCTGCCATGGGCAGGAAGAAGGCGAGGTAGACGACGATCGAGTGCGCGCCAAGCCAGCGCAGCCAGGAGGCCCATGGCGCGCGGGCCAGCAGCGCGGCGACGGCGACGATGCCGAGCGCGCCGGCGAGGCCGAGCGCGAGCGAGACGCCCGGCAGTTCCGACAGGCCGCCGGTCGCCCCCGTGTCGCCGCTCTCGCCCTGGATCAGGAAGCCGAGCGCTTCGGGTGTCGGCGTGAAGACGAGGAGCCCGTTGACGAGTCCGAAGGCCACGAGCCCCGCGAGTGCCA
The nucleotide sequence above comes from Aquibium microcysteis. Encoded proteins:
- a CDS encoding N-acyl amino acid synthase FeeM domain-containing protein translates to MSPVTIILADSDVLLECAYRFRYDVYVKGMGRRQIYADHAGERIVEPQDEHGRTHIALDQHGHVVATVRSNRADDPAMLYYRSVYKLGLFDFPDLSKIQITTKLIVHPDHRNTPITYRLIRDFAVDGYRRGVQVNFIDCNRHLIPFFERLGYFSYCGWRFHKEYGSVMPMFHAVDAVSYLEQTGSFLWKAAAEHLKDNQFGGYDLIRRFATRPKALCTRVSSVPDRVAS
- the dtd gene encoding D-aminoacyl-tRNA deacylase is translated as MRALIQRTTAASVTVDGTTVAAIGPGLVVLVCAMQGDGEAQAGWMARKIANLRIFRDDAGRMNRSLVDVGGAALVVSQFTLAAETKGNRPGFSSAAPPDEGRRLYEQVAAALAAHGVPVSTGVFGADMAVSLVNDGPVTIWLDSDRG
- a CDS encoding helix-turn-helix transcriptional regulator, producing the protein MLRESLSVQQLWVETQIIESADVLRSCVKTAVHWMPFTKSTRSTRSKIRAASSPVRVRRKEAGARGRPARARRPRGRFHAIGDHRGTTARRRACRSGVRGGMRVPRRLDHGGGMETSELVDLVYEAAIVPDLWPRACDAISGMIDGYSTALITFAPGESMRWTSSPHVTESMEIYERSGLAGRARRPQIALTIAPGAFMRDIDFLSPEEIASCPIYNELLKPLGLAWEMGAVFREPSGSMFVFSQLRRSEDGPFDPRAVDRMNALKPDLARAAFMTARLSQRHAQTVANALALVGLPGAVLGDRGNVLACNEMFDALSPQIEIKAFDRVHIASRQASQLFSEALKRTLGNRGAPVQSIPIPSADGTEEGVIPPLILHVVPVRRRARDVLARCAAILVVTPVGEGSPPDLGLLSGLFDLTPVETRVAAALSAGKSIDAVAIDLRVGRETVRSHLRAIFRKTGTNRQPQLVSLLSRIGQAAPSGD
- a CDS encoding DUF4258 domain-containing protein translates to MTVPKPLVLTQHARDAVEEREIDHGWIERAVRAPEWRHPDPHRAGVERRFRAIPEFGDRVLRVACFETPFEIRILTVFFDRRARPPS
- a CDS encoding iron-containing redox enzyme family protein, translated to MLDGEGLAQHLEKRVQQTLEEVLSSNVWRTLSDPASDLRLITEILKEVYLEISMYQPDSIEAAIASIGQFPRSMPVALIEEMLHHQVEEFDHGEMALRDYLKFGGDEAYARSRTQSPSAFAVAAMWRNITHKRDPFLYLGAVYLFDGLTPIATKIVMDMMAQRSGAGEGLEFIRHHATADLEHTRQIRALIVEVADLYPHSKAAIAYGYEYFKHVYPLPVWEAACTRAVRRLGREESAAAA
- a CDS encoding DUF2283 domain-containing protein → MTPSITYRPEDNAAYIRLSSAKVLESEEVSPDVVFDYDAEGRIVGIELLDARAQLPSDALGKAA
- a CDS encoding flavodoxin domain-containing protein, producing the protein MIVILYASTSGATRTVAQAFSARLGGAVTVDIGGDARVDAMHHGADLLLMGSPTYGHGDWHHAWSSRFEALLPVLGSARAIALFGLGDARFHSDTFCGALGRLHDALDQTGLRPIGTSQAGCYPYRSTPSLRQGAFPGFVLDYRQDRRSIDGRIAEWLLHLRDCRPEPRNDSPPAVAV